From Methanocella paludicola SANAE, a single genomic window includes:
- a CDS encoding GDP-L-fucose synthase family protein has product MIDLKDKNILITGGAGFLGSFVVEKLKQRGVRDEQLKIPRSRDTDLTRMDNCINAVKDADIVIHLAARVGGIGYNRANPATLFYDNAIMGIQMMEAARREGVEKFVAVGTVCAYPKFTPVPFHEEDLWNGYPEETNAPYGLAKKMLLVQSQAYRMQYGFNSIYLLPVNLYGPRDNFDPESSHVIPALIKKFAEATRDDKKTVEVWGTGKASREFLYVEDAAEGIILATERYDRPEPINLGAGFEISIRDLASLISELTGYGGRIVWDDTKPDGQPRRCLVVSRAKKEFGFEARVNFREGLRRTIEWYKAKYP; this is encoded by the coding sequence ATGATCGACTTGAAAGATAAAAATATACTTATCACGGGTGGAGCGGGCTTTTTAGGCTCCTTTGTCGTCGAGAAGCTCAAGCAGAGGGGAGTTCGAGATGAACAGCTTAAAATACCGCGGAGCAGGGACACGGACCTGACGCGGATGGACAATTGCATAAACGCCGTTAAAGATGCCGATATCGTCATTCATTTAGCGGCCAGGGTCGGCGGCATCGGCTATAACAGGGCTAACCCGGCCACGCTCTTTTACGATAATGCGATCATGGGCATCCAGATGATGGAAGCGGCAAGACGGGAAGGCGTGGAAAAATTCGTAGCCGTGGGTACTGTATGCGCTTATCCTAAGTTTACGCCCGTGCCATTCCACGAAGAGGACCTGTGGAATGGATATCCGGAAGAGACCAACGCGCCGTACGGGCTGGCAAAGAAGATGCTGCTCGTCCAGTCGCAGGCCTACCGGATGCAGTATGGCTTTAACTCCATATACCTGTTACCGGTCAACCTCTATGGCCCCCGGGACAATTTCGACCCGGAAAGCTCCCACGTTATCCCGGCTCTCATTAAAAAATTCGCCGAGGCCACGAGGGACGATAAAAAGACGGTCGAAGTCTGGGGCACTGGTAAAGCATCCCGGGAGTTCCTCTACGTAGAGGACGCGGCCGAGGGCATTATATTGGCCACCGAAAGGTACGACAGGCCCGAGCCCATCAACCTAGGAGCGGGCTTCGAGATCAGCATCAGAGACCTGGCATCGCTAATATCAGAGCTAACTGGCTACGGGGGTAGGATTGTCTGGGATGATACGAAACCGGACGGCCAGCCCAGGCGGTGCCTGGTCGTGAGCCGGGCTAAAAAAGAGTTCGGCTTCGAAGCCCGGGTGAACTTCCGTGAAGGCCTGAGGCGGACGATCGAGTGGTATAAGGCAAAGTATCCCTGA
- the gmd gene encoding GDP-mannose 4,6-dehydratase, with amino-acid sequence MWWSIPKKALITGITGQDGSYLAELLLSKGYEVHGIIRRASTFNTSRIDHIYVDPHDPAARMFLHYGDISDSEQINGIIYNVKPDEIYHLGAQSHVRVSFDIPEYTGNATGLSATRLLEAIRRSGNGIKYYQASSSEMFGASPPPQSEATPFRPRSPYACAKLYAYWMVANYREGYNMFASNGILFNHESPRRGETFVTRKVTRGISKILAKKDQYLYMGNLDAKRDWGFAPEYVECMWKILQNDLPGDFVIGTGESHSVREFVEKAFSYAGLDWSEHVRIDPKYFRPTEVEDLIADASRSKRVLGWEPRVKFDDLVKIMMDADMRASGLEPAGEGDRIIEKKFENKWWGCD; translated from the coding sequence GTGTGGTGGAGTATTCCTAAAAAAGCATTAATTACCGGTATAACGGGTCAGGACGGCTCTTATCTAGCCGAGCTGTTATTGAGTAAAGGATACGAGGTCCACGGTATCATACGCAGGGCATCCACGTTCAACACGAGCCGGATCGACCATATCTATGTCGACCCCCACGACCCCGCCGCCAGGATGTTCTTACACTATGGCGACATTTCCGATAGTGAGCAGATCAACGGAATTATCTACAATGTGAAGCCCGACGAGATATACCACCTCGGCGCCCAGAGCCATGTCCGGGTCAGCTTCGACATACCTGAATATACGGGAAATGCTACTGGCCTGAGCGCCACGAGGTTGCTCGAGGCCATCCGAAGAAGCGGGAACGGCATAAAGTACTATCAAGCCTCGAGCAGCGAAATGTTCGGCGCCTCTCCCCCGCCTCAAAGCGAAGCGACGCCTTTCCGGCCCAGGAGCCCCTATGCATGTGCGAAGCTTTACGCGTACTGGATGGTGGCCAACTATCGTGAAGGATATAACATGTTCGCCTCTAACGGTATTCTCTTTAACCATGAGTCCCCCCGCAGGGGAGAGACATTCGTCACCAGGAAGGTCACCCGTGGCATATCGAAGATACTTGCGAAGAAAGACCAGTATCTATACATGGGTAATCTAGACGCGAAGAGGGACTGGGGCTTTGCCCCCGAATACGTGGAGTGCATGTGGAAGATTCTCCAGAATGACTTGCCCGGCGATTTCGTTATTGGCACGGGCGAATCGCACTCCGTACGGGAATTCGTAGAGAAGGCATTTTCTTACGCGGGGCTCGACTGGAGCGAACACGTCCGTATTGACCCCAAATACTTCCGGCCCACCGAGGTCGAAGACCTGATAGCCGACGCTTCAAGGTCTAAACGTGTGCTCGGCTGGGAACCCCGGGTCAAGTTCGACGACCTGGTCAAGATCATGATGGACGCCGATATGCGCGCCTCGGGGCTCGAGCCGGCCGGCGAGGGTGACCGTATAATCGAGAAAAAATTCGAGAATAAGTGGTGGGGGTGTGACTGA
- a CDS encoding dTDP-4-dehydrorhamnose 3,5-epimerase family protein, with the protein MPQKLIDGVHVKQLRLNVDERGFLMEIMRPDWETYKKFGQAYVTSAYPGVVKGWHYHKKQFDNFVCVRGMMKVVLYDGRENSPTKGVINEFFIGERNPVQVQIPPYVYHGFKCVGTEEALIVNVPTEMYDYKEPDEYRLPPDTKEIPYDWGLAPGLKHG; encoded by the coding sequence ATGCCTCAAAAATTAATCGATGGCGTCCACGTTAAGCAGCTAAGGCTGAACGTGGACGAGAGGGGATTTTTAATGGAGATCATGCGCCCGGACTGGGAAACGTACAAGAAGTTCGGGCAGGCCTACGTGACGTCCGCGTACCCTGGCGTCGTGAAGGGCTGGCACTATCATAAGAAGCAGTTCGATAATTTTGTGTGCGTCCGGGGCATGATGAAGGTCGTGCTGTATGACGGCCGTGAGAACTCGCCCACGAAGGGCGTTATTAACGAGTTCTTCATCGGGGAGCGGAACCCGGTGCAGGTACAGATACCGCCCTACGTGTACCACGGCTTCAAGTGCGTCGGCACCGAGGAGGCGCTCATCGTGAACGTGCCCACCGAGATGTACGACTACAAGGAGCCGGACGAGTACCGGCTGCCTCCGGACACGAAGGAGATCCCCTATGACTGGGGCCTTGCGCCCGGATTGAAGCACGGGTGA
- the rfbB gene encoding dTDP-glucose 4,6-dehydratase, which translates to MSLMVTGAAGFIGANFAHFILNKHPGIDVLVYDKLTYAGNLDNLKDIRGRIKFVKGDICDAEAVGKAIKEHGVDEIINFAAETHVDRSIDSASDFLESNVKGVYTMLEAARKYDIKKLLQISTDEVYGSIQDGSFYETSNINPSNPYSAAKAAGDLLARSYYNTYRLPVLITRSSNNFGPYQFPEKLIPLMILKAMRNEPLPVYGTGMNVRDWIYVEDNCAGIDTVFHKGRLGEVYNIGGGNEKPNLEVVRLILKQLGKPGSLITFVKDRPGHDLRYSLNSDKTKALGWKPAYTFEDAMKKTIDWYVNNEWWWRPLLNK; encoded by the coding sequence ATGTCTTTGATGGTTACGGGCGCCGCCGGGTTCATAGGCGCCAACTTCGCTCATTTTATTCTTAACAAGCACCCGGGCATCGACGTCCTGGTGTACGATAAGCTGACCTACGCGGGCAACCTGGATAACCTGAAGGACATTCGGGGCAGGATCAAGTTCGTTAAAGGGGATATTTGCGATGCTGAGGCGGTCGGCAAGGCCATCAAGGAGCACGGCGTCGACGAGATCATCAACTTCGCAGCAGAGACCCACGTGGACAGGAGTATCGACAGCGCCTCGGACTTCCTTGAATCCAACGTGAAGGGCGTCTACACCATGCTGGAAGCCGCAAGGAAGTACGACATTAAGAAGCTCCTGCAGATCTCGACGGACGAGGTATACGGGAGCATCCAGGACGGCTCCTTCTACGAGACGTCCAACATCAATCCCTCGAACCCGTACTCGGCCGCAAAGGCCGCCGGCGACCTGCTCGCCCGCTCGTACTATAATACGTACAGGCTGCCCGTGCTCATCACCCGGAGCAGCAACAACTTCGGCCCCTACCAGTTCCCCGAAAAGCTGATACCCCTCATGATCCTGAAGGCCATGAGGAATGAGCCTCTTCCGGTCTACGGCACGGGCATGAACGTGAGGGACTGGATCTACGTGGAGGATAACTGCGCCGGCATCGACACGGTCTTCCACAAGGGCAGGCTGGGCGAGGTCTACAACATCGGCGGCGGCAACGAGAAGCCCAACCTCGAGGTCGTTCGGCTAATATTAAAGCAGCTTGGCAAGCCCGGGTCGCTCATCACGTTCGTCAAGGACCGGCCGGGCCACGACCTGCGCTACTCGCTTAACAGCGACAAGACTAAGGCGCTGGGATGGAAGCCCGCCTATACGTTCGAGGACGCGATGAAGAAGACCATCGACTGGTATGTAAATAATGAGTGGTGGTGGAGACCACTACTCAACAAATAA
- a CDS encoding glucose-1-phosphate thymidylyltransferase, which translates to MKGLVLSGGSGTRLRPLTHTGPKQLIPVANKPVLQYVIEDLRDAGITDIGVILGNNGKEQVIAELKDGKQYGVNITYVEQGAPLGIAHAVQCARDFMGDDDFIVYLGDNMLKDGVKGLVDDFAEGQYDAAISLQAVANPRQFGVAELDKQGRVVGLEEKPKVPKSNYALVGVYLFTPVIFDMIRQIKPSWRNELEITDAIQKLLDNKYKVRSHIVSGWWKDTGKPEDILDVNRLVLDELKPLVEGMVEEGASVAGRVSLGKNSVIRSGCVIRGPVVIGKDCTIEAGAYIGPYTAVGDGCTVKGAYVESSVLMAGCSVSCENRIVDSLIGKNAIIASANNDLPKGTRLIVGENSFLKI; encoded by the coding sequence ATGAAGGGATTGGTTTTATCCGGGGGCAGCGGCACCAGGCTGAGGCCCCTGACGCACACGGGCCCGAAGCAGCTCATACCGGTGGCCAACAAGCCGGTGCTCCAGTACGTCATCGAGGACCTGAGGGACGCGGGCATCACGGACATCGGCGTCATACTGGGAAATAACGGCAAGGAGCAGGTCATCGCCGAGCTGAAGGACGGCAAGCAGTACGGCGTGAACATCACGTACGTCGAGCAGGGCGCCCCGCTGGGCATCGCCCACGCGGTCCAGTGCGCCCGGGATTTCATGGGCGACGACGATTTCATCGTTTACCTGGGCGATAACATGCTCAAGGACGGCGTCAAGGGCCTCGTGGATGACTTCGCCGAAGGCCAGTACGATGCCGCTATATCGCTGCAGGCGGTGGCGAACCCGCGCCAGTTCGGCGTGGCCGAGCTGGATAAGCAGGGGCGGGTCGTCGGCCTCGAGGAGAAGCCCAAAGTGCCCAAGAGCAACTATGCGCTCGTCGGCGTATATCTTTTCACCCCCGTCATCTTCGACATGATCCGGCAAATAAAACCCTCCTGGCGCAACGAGCTCGAGATCACGGACGCCATCCAGAAGCTGCTGGACAATAAGTATAAAGTCCGCTCTCACATCGTCTCGGGATGGTGGAAGGACACCGGCAAGCCCGAGGATATTCTGGATGTTAATCGCCTGGTGCTTGACGAGCTGAAGCCCCTCGTCGAGGGCATGGTGGAGGAGGGCGCCAGCGTCGCCGGCCGTGTTTCTCTGGGGAAGAACTCCGTCATTCGCTCGGGCTGCGTGATAAGGGGCCCCGTAGTGATCGGCAAGGACTGTACTATCGAGGCGGGCGCGTATATCGGTCCCTACACGGCCGTCGGGGACGGGTGCACGGTGAAGGGCGCGTACGTCGAGTCGTCGGTCCTCATGGCCGGGTGCTCCGTGTCATGTGAGAACCGCATCGTGGACAGCCTCATCGGCAAGAACGCCATCATCGCCTCCGCGAACAACGACCTGCCAAAGGGCACACGGCTCATCGTGGGCGAGAACTCTTTCCTAAAAATTTAA
- the rfbD gene encoding dTDP-4-dehydrorhamnose reductase produces MILVTGSGLLGSDVIRVLRKEHEVTGTFSSHPKEGAVRLDITDRGNTIRAVGELKPEYVVHTAALTNVDYCEDHPDEAASINDMGTKNVVDAARMAGARLIYVSTDFVFDGSKGMYREEDPVNPISVYAYSKLMGEYRVKELPGSAIARTSVVYGNARQNFVTWVRDSLAKKQTIKVVTDQFNSPTLSYDCALAIAALIRHGAEGTYHTAGGERISRYDFAVKIARFYGLDPGLIEPVTSDTLKQKAKRPADSSLDVSKIGQYHQMLDIMDGLKKMEEVRQ; encoded by the coding sequence TTGATACTGGTAACGGGCAGCGGCCTCCTGGGCTCGGACGTCATCCGTGTCCTGAGGAAAGAGCACGAGGTCACGGGCACCTTCAGCTCGCACCCTAAGGAGGGCGCCGTGCGCCTGGACATCACCGACCGGGGAAACACGATACGGGCCGTCGGAGAGCTAAAGCCCGAGTACGTCGTGCACACGGCCGCGCTCACGAACGTCGACTACTGCGAGGACCACCCGGACGAGGCGGCCTCCATTAATGATATGGGCACGAAGAACGTCGTGGACGCCGCCCGGATGGCAGGGGCCAGGCTCATTTACGTCTCCACGGACTTCGTGTTCGACGGCTCGAAGGGCATGTACCGGGAGGAGGACCCGGTAAATCCTATCTCTGTTTATGCTTACTCGAAGCTCATGGGCGAATACCGGGTGAAGGAGCTGCCGGGAAGCGCCATCGCCCGCACCAGCGTCGTCTACGGGAACGCCAGGCAGAACTTCGTGACCTGGGTAAGGGACTCGCTGGCAAAAAAACAAACGATCAAGGTGGTCACCGACCAGTTTAACTCGCCGACGCTGTCATACGACTGCGCCCTGGCCATCGCCGCCCTGATCAGGCACGGCGCGGAGGGCACTTACCACACAGCAGGGGGCGAGAGGATCAGCCGGTACGACTTTGCGGTGAAGATAGCGAGGTTCTATGGCCTTGACCCGGGGCTCATCGAGCCGGTGACCAGCGATACGCTGAAGCAGAAGGCGAAGCGGCCGGCGGACTCGTCGCTGGACGTCAGCAAGATCGGTCAATATCATCAGATGCTCGACATCATGGACGGATTGAAAAAGATGGAAGAAGTGAGACAATGA
- a CDS encoding UDP-glucuronic acid decarboxylase family protein — translation MPTSVVTGGAGFIGSHLCEYLLGKGDRVIAIDNLGSGSKDNIKGILNNASFTFIKHDVRKPLKVREKVDYVYNLASRASPVDFDRYPVEIMMTNSVGTYNAVNAALEHGARFLTASTSETYGDPDVSPQPETYWGHVNPVGPRSCYDESKRFSEALTMAFVRHQGLDGRIIRIFNTYGPRMRLDDGRVVPNFVTQALAGRPLTVYGDGSQTRSFCYVSDLVRGIYLMMHSPVKGQVVNLGNPREMTVLEFARTIIEKTGSSSAIDYRPLPENDPLQRRPDIRKAKELLGWEPEVGLDEGLESTIAWFKDSMSKKKEKKR, via the coding sequence ATGCCAACATCAGTAGTGACCGGCGGCGCCGGCTTCATCGGCTCTCATCTTTGCGAGTACTTATTAGGCAAGGGCGACCGGGTCATCGCCATCGATAACCTGGGCAGCGGCAGCAAGGATAACATCAAGGGCATCTTGAATAATGCCAGCTTCACTTTTATCAAGCACGACGTACGGAAGCCGCTGAAGGTCAGGGAGAAGGTGGATTACGTCTATAACCTGGCCTCCCGGGCCTCGCCCGTGGACTTCGACCGCTATCCGGTCGAGATCATGATGACCAACAGCGTCGGCACGTACAACGCCGTCAACGCGGCGCTGGAGCACGGCGCGCGGTTCCTGACGGCCTCGACCTCCGAAACGTACGGGGACCCGGACGTGAGCCCCCAGCCCGAGACCTACTGGGGCCACGTGAACCCGGTCGGCCCCAGGAGCTGCTACGACGAGAGCAAGCGGTTCTCCGAGGCGCTCACCATGGCCTTCGTCCGGCACCAGGGGCTTGATGGCCGGATCATCCGTATATTTAACACGTACGGCCCCAGGATGCGCCTCGACGACGGCCGGGTCGTCCCGAACTTCGTCACCCAGGCCCTCGCCGGCAGGCCGCTGACGGTCTACGGCGACGGCTCGCAGACCCGCAGCTTCTGCTACGTGTCCGACCTCGTGAGGGGCATTTACCTCATGATGCATTCCCCCGTAAAGGGACAGGTCGTCAACCTTGGCAACCCCCGCGAGATGACCGTGCTGGAGTTCGCCCGTACAATAATAGAGAAGACGGGCAGCTCCTCGGCCATCGACTACCGGCCCCTTCCGGAGAACGACCCGCTCCAGCGGCGCCCCGACATCAGGAAGGCGAAGGAGCTGCTGGGCTGGGAGCCTGAAGTGGGGCTGGACGAGGGCCTCGAGAGCACCATCGCGTGGTTCAAGGACAGCATGAGTAAAAAGAAGGAGAAAAAGCGTTGA
- a CDS encoding sugar phosphate nucleotidyltransferase: MTMKVVIPAAGAGKRLYPHTYTKPKPMVFVAGKPIIGHILDRMAGLDPDEVIIVVGYMKDKIVSYVTANYSNAFRKLTFVDQDRQLGLGHSIFVTREAVGDSPVLIALGDMIFRDGYSEFLKHHRENGKCSGSIGVKAIDNPERYGIVYLNKDHTVRQLVEKPKSSTSNVGIAGVYFIEDTPRLFDALEGLVGSNGHGEIQLTDALQKSVEQGSVYKTFEVDSWYDCGRPQSLLEVNRILLSEKSLSENGATSSIIVEPVSIGRNARIENSIIGPYVSISEGAVVSNSIIEDSIVGNNAEVKYMTLHSSIIGDHAILIGKANALNIGDSSTIEF; the protein is encoded by the coding sequence ATGACGATGAAGGTGGTCATACCGGCGGCCGGAGCGGGAAAGCGGCTTTACCCTCACACGTACACGAAGCCCAAGCCAATGGTATTCGTGGCCGGGAAGCCCATTATCGGTCACATCCTGGACAGGATGGCCGGCCTCGACCCCGACGAGGTCATCATCGTGGTCGGCTACATGAAGGACAAGATCGTCTCTTATGTCACTGCGAATTACTCTAACGCTTTCAGGAAGCTCACCTTCGTGGACCAGGACCGGCAGCTTGGCCTGGGGCACTCGATCTTCGTTACGAGGGAGGCGGTGGGCGACAGCCCCGTCCTCATCGCGCTCGGGGACATGATCTTCAGGGACGGCTACAGCGAGTTCCTTAAGCACCACCGGGAGAACGGCAAGTGCTCCGGCTCCATCGGGGTCAAGGCGATCGACAACCCGGAGCGCTACGGCATCGTCTATTTAAACAAGGACCACACCGTGCGCCAGCTCGTGGAGAAGCCGAAGAGCTCCACGTCCAACGTCGGCATCGCCGGCGTCTACTTCATCGAGGACACGCCCCGCCTCTTTGACGCGCTCGAGGGCCTCGTCGGCTCTAACGGCCATGGCGAGATACAGCTCACCGACGCCCTGCAGAAGTCCGTGGAGCAGGGCTCCGTCTACAAGACGTTCGAGGTGGACAGCTGGTACGACTGCGGCCGGCCCCAGTCCCTGCTCGAGGTCAACCGCATCCTGCTTTCCGAGAAAAGCCTCTCCGAGAACGGCGCGACGAGCTCGATCATCGTCGAGCCGGTATCCATCGGCAGGAACGCCAGGATCGAGAACTCCATCATCGGCCCGTACGTGTCCATATCGGAGGGCGCGGTGGTGAGCAACTCCATCATCGAGGACAGCATCGTGGGCAATAACGCCGAGGTCAAGTACATGACCCTGCACTCCTCGATCATCGGCGACCACGCCATCCTCATCGGCAAGGCGAACGCGCTCAACATCGGGGACTCGTCCACCATAGAATTCTGA
- a CDS encoding PQQ-binding-like beta-propeller repeat protein: protein MKRSFIAIFMLLAMIPAVAMADWPQARHDAAHTSVADSPLNPPLAVEWQTSAGGEVFSSPVLYNGTLFVGSGDERKLLALDPATGDKKWSYATYASVESTPAAANGSVVFGSYDGYVYKLDAATGALQWKFDAKSGVLSSPLIYQDRVYVGTDDGSFYAIDFRTGGGLWSLAKAAQSSPAAEDGLIYVGALDGTFYALNASSGSQAWTYQTNDTFHSSPLAFNGTVYITTRSGTLYAFDAKGGQVRWTYDLGYYSDSTPSASDGTIYVGTYGGRIFALGENGTLKWESAYYGPIYQTVTVSGDVLYGASQKGTLFALDKAGNELWSYDLGESAFASPTVDGGRLYIGTMGGKVMAFGETTATPTPSPTSSPSATASTPFPGVLACVAALIAAGLCRKSR, encoded by the coding sequence ATGAAAAGATCGTTTATCGCGATATTCATGCTGCTGGCCATGATCCCGGCCGTTGCGATGGCGGACTGGCCCCAGGCCAGGCACGACGCGGCCCACACGTCCGTGGCCGACTCCCCGCTCAACCCGCCCCTGGCGGTGGAATGGCAGACGAGCGCCGGAGGCGAGGTATTCTCCTCCCCGGTCCTGTACAACGGCACGCTCTTCGTCGGCAGCGGCGATGAAAGAAAGCTCCTGGCGCTCGACCCGGCGACGGGAGATAAGAAATGGTCTTACGCCACGTACGCGTCCGTGGAGTCCACGCCGGCCGCTGCGAACGGCTCGGTCGTCTTCGGCTCCTACGACGGCTACGTCTATAAGCTGGACGCGGCCACCGGCGCCCTGCAGTGGAAGTTCGACGCGAAGAGCGGCGTGCTCTCCTCTCCGTTAATATACCAGGACAGGGTCTACGTGGGCACGGACGACGGCAGCTTCTACGCGATCGACTTCAGGACGGGCGGCGGCCTCTGGTCTCTCGCGAAGGCTGCCCAGTCGTCGCCCGCGGCAGAGGACGGCTTGATTTACGTCGGCGCGCTGGACGGCACGTTCTACGCTCTGAACGCCTCGTCGGGCAGCCAGGCCTGGACGTACCAGACGAACGACACGTTCCATTCCTCGCCCCTCGCCTTCAACGGCACTGTCTATATCACGACTCGCAGCGGCACGCTGTACGCCTTCGACGCGAAGGGCGGCCAGGTCAGGTGGACGTACGACCTCGGCTATTACTCCGACTCTACGCCCTCCGCATCCGACGGCACCATATACGTGGGCACGTACGGCGGGCGGATATTCGCCTTAGGCGAGAACGGCACGCTAAAGTGGGAATCGGCGTATTACGGGCCCATATACCAGACCGTGACGGTATCGGGCGACGTGCTCTACGGCGCCTCCCAGAAGGGGACGCTGTTCGCGCTCGACAAGGCCGGGAACGAGCTGTGGTCTTACGACCTGGGCGAGAGCGCCTTCGCCTCTCCGACCGTGGACGGCGGCCGGCTCTACATAGGCACGATGGGCGGCAAGGTCATGGCCTTCGGGGAGACGACGGCCACGCCGACCCCGTCGCCCACGAGCTCGCCTTCGGCGACAGCTTCGACGCCTTTCCCCGGCGTGCTGGCCTGCGTGGCCGCGCTGATTGCGGCAGGTTTATGCCGTAAGAGCCGATAA